A DNA window from Streptomyces sp. B21-083 contains the following coding sequences:
- the metH gene encoding methionine synthase, which yields MAASSSAPSTDSRTRVSALRDALATRVVVADGAMGTMLQAQDPTLEDFQQLEGCNEVLNITRPDIVRSVHEAYFSVGVDCVETNTFGANHTAAAEYGIAERVYELSESGARIARETADEFGARDGRQRWVLGSIGPGTKLPSLGHIDYLTLRDGFQANAEGLLAGGADALIVETTQDLLQTKSSIVGARRAMEATGLDVPLLVSMAFETTGTMLLGSEIGAALTALEPLGIDMIGLNCSTGPAEMSEHLRYLSRHSRTPLLCMPNAGLPILTKDGAHFPLDPEGLADAQDTFVHDYGLNLVGGCCGTTPEHLRKLVERVQGATPVERRPEPEPGAASLYQTVPFRQDTAYMAIGERTNANGSKKFREAMLEARWDDCVEMARDQIREGAHMLDLCVDYVGRDGVADMEKLAGLFATASTLPIVLDSTEVPVLRAGLEKLGGRAVINSVNYEDGDGPESRFAKVTRLAQEHGAALIALTIDEEGQARTVEHKVAIAERLIEDLTTNWGIRESDILIDTLTFTICTGQEESRKDGVATIEAIRELKRRHPDVQTTLGLSNISFGLNPAARILLNSVFLDECVKAGLDSAIVHASKILPIARFSEEEVTTALDLIHDRRAEDYDPLQKLMALFEGVNTKSMKDGRAEELAALPLDERLQRRIIDGEKNGLEADLDEALTTRPALDIVNDTLLEGMKVVGELFGSGQMQLPFVLQSAEVMKTAVAHLEPHMEKSDAEGKGTIVLATVRGDVHDIGKNLVDIILTNNGYNVVNIGIKQPVSAILEAAQEHRADVIGMSGLLVKSTVIMKENLQELNQRKLAADYPVILGGAALTRAYVEQDLHEIYEGEVRYARDAFEGLRLMDALIGVKRGVAGAKLPELKQRRVRASAADTVVEERPEEGHVRSDVATDNPIPTPPFQGTRVIKGIQLKEYASWLDEGALFKGQWGLKQARTGDGPTYEELAETEGRPRLRGLLDKLQTESLLEAAVVYGYFPCVSKDDDLIILDDQGNERTRFTFPRQRRGRRLCLADFFRPEESGETDVVGLQVVTMGNRIGAETAKLFEANSYRDYLELHGLSVQLAEALAEYWHARVRSELGFAGEDPAEVEDMFALKYRGARFSLGYGACPDLEDRAKIADLLQPERIGVHLSEEFQLHPEQSTDAIVIHHPEAKYFNAR from the coding sequence ATGGCCGCCTCGTCGTCCGCCCCTTCCACCGACAGCAGGACCCGCGTGTCCGCCCTACGGGACGCGCTCGCCACCCGAGTGGTGGTGGCCGACGGTGCGATGGGCACCATGCTGCAGGCGCAGGACCCGACGCTGGAGGACTTCCAGCAACTGGAGGGCTGCAACGAGGTCCTCAACATCACCCGCCCGGACATCGTGCGCAGCGTGCACGAGGCGTACTTCTCGGTGGGCGTGGACTGCGTCGAGACGAACACGTTCGGTGCGAACCACACGGCGGCAGCCGAATACGGCATCGCAGAGCGTGTGTACGAGCTGTCCGAGTCCGGCGCCCGCATCGCCCGCGAGACCGCCGACGAGTTCGGCGCCCGCGACGGCCGTCAGCGCTGGGTCCTCGGCTCGATCGGCCCCGGCACCAAGCTGCCGTCCCTCGGCCACATCGACTACCTCACTCTCCGCGACGGTTTCCAGGCGAACGCGGAGGGACTCCTGGCCGGTGGCGCCGACGCCCTGATCGTGGAGACCACGCAGGACCTCCTCCAGACGAAGTCGTCGATCGTGGGCGCCCGCCGCGCCATGGAGGCCACCGGCCTCGACGTGCCGCTGCTGGTCTCGATGGCCTTCGAGACCACCGGCACGATGCTGCTCGGCTCGGAGATCGGTGCCGCGCTGACCGCGCTCGAACCGCTCGGCATCGACATGATCGGGCTGAACTGCTCGACCGGCCCCGCCGAGATGAGCGAGCACCTGCGTTATCTGTCCCGCCACTCGCGCACTCCGCTGCTCTGCATGCCCAACGCAGGCCTGCCGATCCTCACCAAGGACGGCGCCCACTTCCCGCTCGATCCCGAGGGCCTGGCCGACGCCCAGGACACCTTCGTGCACGACTACGGCCTGAACCTGGTCGGCGGCTGCTGCGGTACCACCCCGGAGCACCTGCGAAAGCTCGTGGAGCGCGTGCAGGGTGCCACCCCCGTCGAGCGCCGCCCCGAGCCCGAGCCCGGCGCCGCCTCGCTCTACCAGACCGTGCCGTTCCGCCAGGACACCGCCTACATGGCGATCGGTGAGCGCACCAACGCCAACGGTTCCAAGAAGTTCCGCGAGGCCATGCTGGAGGCTCGCTGGGACGACTGCGTCGAGATGGCACGCGACCAGATCCGCGAGGGCGCGCACATGCTCGACCTCTGCGTCGACTACGTGGGCCGCGACGGCGTCGCCGACATGGAGAAGCTGGCCGGCCTCTTCGCCACCGCCTCCACCCTGCCGATCGTCCTGGACTCCACCGAGGTTCCCGTGCTCCGGGCGGGCCTGGAGAAGCTCGGCGGGCGCGCCGTCATCAACTCGGTGAACTACGAGGACGGCGACGGACCGGAGTCCCGCTTCGCGAAAGTCACCCGGCTGGCCCAGGAGCACGGTGCCGCGCTGATCGCGTTGACCATCGACGAGGAGGGCCAGGCCCGCACCGTCGAACACAAGGTCGCCATCGCCGAACGCCTGATCGAGGACCTGACGACGAACTGGGGAATCCGCGAGTCGGACATCCTCATCGACACCCTCACGTTCACGATCTGTACGGGCCAGGAGGAGTCCCGCAAGGACGGCGTCGCCACGATCGAGGCGATCCGCGAACTCAAGCGCCGCCACCCGGACGTCCAGACCACCCTCGGGCTGTCCAACATCTCCTTCGGTCTGAACCCGGCCGCCCGCATCCTGCTGAACTCGGTCTTCCTCGACGAGTGCGTCAAGGCCGGTCTCGACTCGGCGATCGTGCACGCGTCGAAGATCCTCCCCATCGCCCGCTTCAGCGAGGAGGAGGTGACCACAGCCCTCGACCTGATCCACGACCGGCGGGCCGAGGACTACGACCCGCTGCAGAAGCTGATGGCTCTCTTCGAGGGCGTCAACACCAAGTCGATGAAGGACGGCCGCGCCGAGGAACTCGCCGCGCTGCCGCTGGACGAGCGGCTGCAGCGCCGGATCATCGACGGTGAGAAGAACGGCCTGGAGGCCGACCTCGACGAGGCCCTGACGACCCGCCCCGCCCTCGACATCGTCAACGACACCCTCCTGGAGGGCATGAAGGTCGTCGGCGAGCTCTTCGGCTCCGGCCAGATGCAGCTGCCGTTCGTGCTGCAGTCCGCCGAGGTCATGAAGACGGCCGTCGCCCACCTCGAACCGCACATGGAGAAGTCCGACGCCGAGGGCAAGGGCACGATCGTGCTGGCCACCGTGCGCGGCGACGTCCACGACATCGGCAAGAACCTCGTCGACATCATCCTCACCAACAACGGCTACAACGTGGTCAACATCGGCATCAAGCAGCCGGTCTCCGCGATCCTCGAAGCCGCGCAGGAGCACCGCGCCGACGTCATCGGCATGTCGGGCCTCCTGGTCAAGTCCACGGTGATCATGAAGGAGAACCTCCAGGAGCTCAACCAGCGCAAGCTGGCCGCCGACTACCCGGTCATCCTGGGCGGCGCCGCCCTCACCCGTGCCTACGTCGAGCAGGACCTGCACGAGATCTACGAGGGCGAGGTCCGCTACGCCCGCGACGCCTTCGAGGGCCTGCGCCTGATGGACGCCCTGATCGGCGTCAAGCGTGGCGTCGCCGGCGCCAAGCTGCCCGAGCTCAAGCAGCGCCGCGTCCGTGCGAGCGCCGCCGACACGGTGGTCGAGGAGCGGCCCGAGGAGGGTCACGTCCGCTCCGACGTCGCCACCGACAACCCGATCCCCACCCCGCCCTTCCAGGGCACGCGTGTCATCAAGGGCATCCAGCTCAAGGAGTACGCGAGCTGGCTCGACGAGGGCGCCCTCTTCAAGGGCCAGTGGGGCCTCAAGCAGGCCCGCACCGGCGACGGCCCCACCTACGAGGAGCTGGCCGAGACCGAGGGCAGGCCCCGCCTGCGCGGCCTGCTGGACAAGCTCCAGACGGAGAGCCTGCTGGAGGCGGCCGTCGTCTACGGCTACTTCCCGTGCGTCTCCAAGGACGACGACCTGATCATCCTCGACGACCAGGGCAACGAGCGGACGCGGTTCACGTTCCCGCGCCAGCGCCGTGGCCGCCGGCTGTGCCTGGCCGACTTCTTCCGCCCGGAGGAGTCCGGCGAGACAGACGTCGTAGGCCTCCAGGTCGTCACCATGGGCAACCGGATCGGTGCGGAGACCGCCAAGCTGTTCGAGGCGAACTCCTACCGCGACTACCTCGAACTGCACGGCCTGTCCGTCCAGTTGGCAGAAGCCCTCGCCGAGTACTGGCACGCACGGGTCCGCTCCGAACTGGGCTTCGCCGGCGAGGACCCGGCCGAAGTCGAGGACATGTTCGCCCTCAAGTACCGGGGCGCCCGCTTCTCCCTCGGCTACGGCGCCTGCCCCGACCTGGAGGACCGCGCCAAGATCGCCGACCTCCTCCAGCCCGAGCGCATCGGCGTCCACCTCTCCGAGGAGTTCCAGCTCCACCCCGAGCAGTCCACCGACGCCATCGTCATCCACCACCCCGAGGCGAAGTACTTCAACGCACGCTGA
- a CDS encoding ABC transporter substrate-binding protein, whose amino-acid sequence MNLRNQWPVLPIVAGLASGLLTGCGSENGDSGADGSTVVMGMSDDVLATDPASGYDPGSWLLFNNVFQSLLSFPNGGTEPQPEAAKECAFSDAQTKVFECTLRDGLKFSNGDALTSEDVKFSFDRMLKINDDAGPAIMFPMLGSVDTPDEKTVVFHLKVPDATFPSKIASGAGSIVDHSQYDKDGLREDGEAVGSGPYKLDSFGEDSAVFSVNPNYKGTAKVRNSGVTLKFFHGDQTKLKSALVDKDIDIAYRGLKAGDIADIEKDSGDGGIDIVEGTSAEVQHLVFNMNDPVAGKLGVRKAIAYLLDREALVDQVYEDTATPLYSIIPAGIAGHNTAFFDTYGARPSTAKAKEALQADGVTGKVKLTLWSTPSRYGPATDDEFKAIAKQLNASGLFEATVKSVPFAQYEKDIEAGKYGVYVKGWVPDYPDADNFTAPFFGQGNVLGNNYTNGTITDTLIPGTAAQSDRAATDTDFAELQNIVAKELPVLPIWQAKQYAVARDNVYGLEYCLDASTVFRFWEINKG is encoded by the coding sequence GTGAATCTGCGCAACCAGTGGCCGGTCCTGCCCATCGTGGCGGGGCTGGCCTCCGGCCTGTTGACCGGATGCGGCTCGGAGAACGGTGACTCGGGGGCCGACGGCTCCACCGTGGTCATGGGGATGTCCGACGACGTCCTGGCCACCGACCCGGCCTCCGGCTACGACCCGGGTTCCTGGCTGCTGTTCAACAACGTCTTCCAGTCGTTGCTGAGCTTCCCCAACGGGGGCACCGAACCGCAGCCCGAGGCGGCCAAGGAGTGCGCCTTCAGCGACGCGCAGACCAAGGTGTTCGAGTGCACCCTGCGCGACGGCCTGAAGTTCAGCAACGGTGACGCGCTCACCTCGGAGGACGTCAAGTTCTCCTTCGACCGCATGCTGAAGATCAACGACGACGCGGGCCCCGCGATCATGTTCCCGATGCTCGGCTCGGTGGACACCCCGGACGAGAAGACCGTCGTCTTCCACCTCAAGGTGCCCGACGCCACCTTCCCCAGCAAGATCGCCTCCGGCGCCGGCTCGATCGTCGACCACAGCCAGTACGACAAGGACGGCCTGCGCGAGGACGGCGAAGCCGTCGGCTCCGGCCCCTACAAGCTCGACTCGTTCGGCGAGGACAGCGCGGTCTTCTCCGTCAACCCGAACTACAAGGGCACCGCCAAGGTCCGCAACTCCGGCGTCACCCTCAAGTTCTTCCACGGCGACCAGACCAAGCTGAAGAGCGCCCTCGTCGACAAGGACATCGACATCGCCTACCGAGGCCTCAAGGCCGGCGACATAGCCGACATCGAGAAGGACAGCGGCGACGGGGGCATCGACATCGTCGAGGGCACCAGCGCCGAGGTCCAGCACCTCGTCTTCAACATGAACGACCCGGTCGCCGGAAAACTCGGGGTACGCAAGGCCATCGCCTACCTCCTCGACCGTGAGGCCCTCGTCGACCAGGTCTACGAGGACACCGCGACCCCCCTCTACTCGATCATCCCGGCCGGCATCGCGGGTCACAACACCGCCTTCTTCGACACCTACGGTGCCCGCCCCTCCACGGCCAAGGCCAAGGAGGCCCTCCAGGCCGACGGCGTCACCGGCAAGGTCAAGCTGACCCTCTGGTCGACCCCGTCCCGCTACGGACCCGCCACCGACGACGAGTTCAAGGCCATCGCCAAGCAGCTCAACGCCAGCGGCCTGTTCGAGGCGACCGTCAAGTCCGTGCCCTTCGCGCAGTACGAGAAGGACATCGAGGCCGGCAAGTACGGTGTGTACGTGAAGGGCTGGGTGCCGGACTACCCCGACGCCGACAACTTCACCGCCCCGTTCTTCGGCCAGGGCAACGTCCTCGGCAACAACTACACCAACGGCACCATCACCGACACCCTCATCCCCGGCACCGCCGCCCAGAGCGACCGGGCAGCGACCGACACGGACTTCGCCGAGCTCCAGAACATCGTCGCCAAGGAGCTCCCCGTCCTCCCCATCTGGCAGGCCAAGCAGTACGCCGTCGCCCGCGACAACGTCTACGGCCTGGAGTACTGCCTCGACGCCTCGACCGTCTTCCGCTTCTGGGAGATCAACAAGGGCTGA
- a CDS encoding response regulator: MAIRVLLVDDQPLLRTGFRMILEAEQDIAVVGEAGDGLQAIDQVRALQPDVVLMDIRMPRMDGVEATRQITGPGRDGPAKVLVLTTFDLDEYVVEALRAGASGFLLKDAPANELVQAIRVVASGEAMLAPSITRRLLDKYAGHLPSGDEPVPDALHTLTEREVEVLKLVARGLSNAEVAADLFVSETTVKTHVGHVLTKLGLRDRVQAAVYAYESGLVRPGAQ, translated from the coding sequence GTGGCCATCCGCGTCCTACTTGTCGACGACCAGCCGCTGCTGCGTACCGGGTTCCGGATGATTCTGGAGGCCGAGCAGGACATCGCGGTCGTCGGTGAGGCCGGAGACGGTCTTCAGGCGATCGACCAGGTGCGGGCCCTGCAGCCCGATGTGGTGCTGATGGACATCCGTATGCCGCGGATGGACGGTGTGGAGGCGACCCGGCAGATCACCGGGCCTGGGCGGGACGGGCCGGCGAAGGTGCTGGTGCTGACGACCTTCGATCTCGACGAGTACGTGGTGGAGGCGTTGCGGGCCGGTGCCAGCGGCTTCCTCTTGAAGGACGCGCCGGCGAACGAGCTGGTGCAGGCGATCCGGGTGGTGGCCTCGGGTGAGGCGATGCTCGCGCCCAGCATCACCCGTCGGCTCCTGGACAAGTACGCGGGGCATCTGCCGTCGGGTGACGAGCCGGTGCCGGACGCGCTGCACACGCTGACCGAGCGTGAGGTCGAGGTGCTGAAGCTGGTGGCGCGGGGCTTGTCGAACGCGGAGGTCGCCGCTGATCTCTTCGTCAGTGAGACGACGGTCAAGACGCATGTCGGGCATGTCCTGACCAAGCTGGGGCTGCGCGACCGGGTACAGGCCGCGGTGTACGCGTACGAGAGCGGGCTGGTGCGTCCCGGCGCGCAGTAG
- a CDS encoding RecB family exonuclease translates to MEMSTEGAAESVSSVVLPSAPASLSPSRASDFMQCPLLYRFRVIDRLPEKPSEAATRGTLVHAVLERLFDAPAAERTAPQAKSLIPGQWDRLRESRPEVVELFADDPDGERLARWLGEAESLVERWFGLEDPTRLEPAERELFVETELDSGLKLRGIIDRVDVTPTGEVRIVDYKTGKAPRPEYAEGALFQMKFYALVVWRLKNVVPRRLQLVYLGSGDVLTYDPVPADLERVERKLLALWEAIREATATGVWRPRPTKLCGWCDHQSVCPEFGGTPPPYPLPVRVAPPDAP, encoded by the coding sequence ATGGAAATGAGCACCGAGGGCGCCGCCGAGTCCGTCTCGTCGGTCGTGCTGCCCTCCGCGCCGGCGTCGTTGTCGCCCTCGCGGGCCAGCGACTTCATGCAGTGTCCGTTGCTGTACCGGTTCCGGGTGATCGACCGGTTGCCGGAGAAGCCGAGCGAGGCCGCGACGAGAGGCACGCTGGTGCACGCGGTGCTTGAGCGGCTGTTCGACGCGCCGGCGGCGGAGCGGACGGCGCCGCAGGCGAAGTCGTTGATCCCGGGTCAGTGGGACCGGCTGCGGGAGTCGCGGCCGGAAGTGGTGGAGCTGTTCGCGGACGATCCGGACGGTGAGCGGCTGGCGCGGTGGCTGGGTGAGGCGGAGAGCCTGGTGGAGCGCTGGTTCGGGCTGGAGGATCCGACCCGGCTGGAGCCGGCCGAGCGTGAGCTGTTCGTCGAGACGGAGCTGGATTCCGGGCTGAAGCTGCGCGGGATCATCGACCGGGTCGATGTGACGCCCACGGGCGAGGTACGGATCGTCGACTACAAGACGGGAAAGGCGCCGCGTCCGGAGTACGCGGAGGGTGCGCTGTTCCAGATGAAGTTCTACGCGCTGGTCGTGTGGCGGTTGAAGAACGTGGTGCCGCGGCGGCTGCAGCTGGTGTATCTCGGCAGTGGTGATGTGCTGACGTACGACCCGGTGCCGGCCGATCTGGAGCGGGTGGAGCGGAAGCTGCTGGCGTTGTGGGAGGCGATCCGGGAGGCGACGGCGACGGGGGTGTGGCGGCCCCGGCCGACGAAGCTGTGCGGTTGGTGTGATCACCAGTCCGTGTGTCCGGAGTTCGGGGGGACTCCCCCGCCTTATCCGTTGCCGGTGCGGGTGGCTCCGCCGGATGCGCCGTAG
- a CDS encoding HAD family hydrolase: protein MTSTVPALGTRTAEGSALQAVLLDMDGTLVDTEGFWWDVEVEIFAGLGHILDESWRHVVVGGPMTRSAGFLIEATGADISFAELSVLLNDGFEDRIGRSLPLMPGAARLLAELSAHEIPTALVSASHRRIIDRVLASLGPQHFALSIAGDEVERTKPYPDPYLVAAAGLGVDPVRCAVVEDTATGVAAAEAAGCQVVAVPSVAPIAPGARRTIVTSLEEVDLPFLRGLMKSDR, encoded by the coding sequence ATGACCAGCACGGTCCCCGCGCTCGGAACCCGTACGGCCGAAGGCTCAGCACTGCAGGCCGTACTCCTCGACATGGACGGCACCCTGGTGGACACCGAGGGCTTCTGGTGGGACGTCGAGGTGGAGATCTTCGCCGGCCTCGGCCATATCCTCGACGAGTCCTGGCGGCACGTCGTGGTCGGCGGCCCGATGACCCGCAGCGCCGGATTCCTCATCGAGGCCACCGGTGCCGACATCAGCTTCGCCGAACTCTCGGTACTGCTCAACGACGGGTTCGAGGACCGCATCGGCCGCTCCCTGCCCCTGATGCCTGGCGCCGCCCGGCTCCTCGCCGAACTCTCCGCGCACGAGATCCCGACCGCCCTCGTCTCCGCCTCGCACCGCCGGATCATCGACCGTGTCCTGGCCTCGCTGGGCCCGCAGCACTTCGCCCTGAGCATCGCCGGCGACGAGGTGGAGCGTACGAAGCCGTACCCCGACCCCTATCTCGTCGCGGCCGCCGGACTCGGCGTCGACCCGGTGAGATGCGCCGTCGTCGAGGACACGGCGACCGGGGTGGCGGCAGCGGAGGCCGCCGGCTGCCAGGTCGTGGCCGTACCGTCGGTAGCCCCCATCGCCCCGGGCGCGCGCCGCACGATCGTGACCTCGCTGGAAGAAGTCGACCTGCCCTTTCTGCGCGGACTGATGAAGAGCGATCGATGA
- a CDS encoding site-2 protease family protein codes for MDESGGSGQPRSGNDQSTDRHTGGTAPTTDPTHPEPRTADTRVAETAEPDKPDAEPTRPDEPTDNGEPAAPEAPEPDAPADTPGRTGPTPRLGKSRAPRKPKEPGGGLLMGRPFGVPVYVAPSWFLVAALITWVFGGQLDRVLPELGALRYLVSLFFAVAFYASVLVHELAHTVAALRFKLPVRRIQLQFFGGVSEIEKESETPGREFVLAFVGPLLSLILAGVFYLALQTVEPGTVPGVLLAGLMISNLIVAAFNLLPGLPLDGGRMLRAVVWKITGRPMTGTIAAAWVGRALAVSVLIGLPLLTQSGALGSTAEDSVGMDTVTDALLAAILAAIIWTGAGNSLRMARLREHLPELRARNLTRRAVPVETNTPLSEALRRANDAGARALVVVDPDGEPLSLVREAAIVGVPEHRRPWVSVSGLAQDLTDGMRVSAELSGEELLDALRASPASEYLVVEESGEIYGVLSAADVERAFVKAMARPN; via the coding sequence GTGGACGAGAGCGGCGGGAGCGGACAGCCGCGCTCCGGCAACGACCAGTCGACCGACCGCCACACCGGTGGCACGGCGCCGACCACCGACCCCACACACCCCGAACCCAGGACGGCCGACACCAGAGTCGCGGAGACCGCCGAACCCGACAAACCCGACGCGGAGCCCACGCGACCCGACGAGCCCACCGACAACGGCGAACCGGCCGCCCCGGAAGCCCCGGAACCGGACGCGCCCGCCGACACTCCGGGCCGAACCGGCCCCACTCCCCGCCTCGGCAAGTCCCGCGCCCCCCGCAAACCCAAGGAACCCGGCGGCGGACTCCTCATGGGACGCCCCTTCGGCGTACCCGTCTACGTCGCCCCCAGCTGGTTCCTCGTCGCCGCCCTCATCACCTGGGTCTTCGGCGGCCAGCTCGACCGCGTACTGCCCGAACTCGGCGCCCTGCGCTACCTCGTCTCCCTCTTCTTCGCGGTCGCCTTCTACGCCTCCGTCCTCGTCCACGAACTCGCCCACACCGTCGCCGCCCTCCGTTTCAAACTCCCCGTACGGCGCATCCAGCTCCAGTTCTTCGGCGGCGTCTCCGAGATCGAGAAGGAGTCGGAGACCCCCGGCCGTGAATTCGTCCTCGCCTTCGTCGGCCCACTTCTCTCCCTGATCCTCGCGGGCGTCTTCTACCTCGCCCTCCAGACCGTCGAACCCGGCACCGTCCCCGGCGTCCTGCTGGCCGGCCTGATGATCTCCAACCTCATCGTGGCCGCCTTCAACCTCCTGCCCGGCCTGCCCCTCGACGGCGGCCGTATGCTCCGCGCCGTCGTCTGGAAGATCACCGGCCGGCCCATGACCGGTACGATCGCCGCCGCCTGGGTCGGCCGCGCCCTCGCCGTCTCCGTCCTCATCGGACTCCCGCTGCTCACCCAGTCCGGCGCCCTCGGCTCCACCGCCGAGGACAGCGTCGGCATGGACACCGTCACCGACGCCCTGCTCGCCGCCATCCTCGCCGCGATCATCTGGACCGGCGCCGGCAACAGTCTCCGTATGGCCCGCCTGCGCGAACACCTCCCGGAGCTGCGCGCCCGCAACCTCACCCGCCGCGCCGTCCCCGTCGAGACCAATACCCCTCTGTCGGAGGCCCTGCGCCGCGCCAACGACGCCGGCGCCCGCGCCCTCGTCGTCGTCGACCCCGACGGAGAACCCCTCTCCCTCGTCCGCGAGGCCGCCATCGTCGGCGTACCCGAACACCGTCGCCCCTGGGTCTCCGTCAGCGGCCTCGCCCAGGACCTCACCGACGGCATGCGGGTCTCCGCGGAACTCTCCGGCGAGGAACTCCTCGACGCCCTGCGCGCCTCCCCCGCCTCCGAGTACCTGGTGGTCGAGGAGTCCGGCGAGATCTACGGAGTCCTCTCCGCGGCCGACGTGGAACGCGCCTTCGTCAAGGCGATGGCCCGCCCGAACTAG
- a CDS encoding ABC transporter substrate-binding protein produces the protein MNRKTLVLPTVVGLLAPVLAACGGVDGTGSSSGAIVVGTTDRFTATKDAPAPIDPAYAYDVGTWNILRQTVQTLMVQPRGDGEPVPEAAEKCAFTDSGNERYACTLRKDLKFSNGDAVKASDVKFSIDRALRIQADSGVFALLSTIDTVETQGDREVIFHLKSADATFPFKLSTPVAGIINPADYDKDKLRDGFDVDGSGPYTLHAEVKNDELVKAVFTKNSHYQGQLTPKNDKVELRSFADAAEMGTALSKGDIDLMTRSMSPEQIKKLGDDSTGDIDLVQMPGLEIRYLAFNTNAPTVKTKAVRQAMAQIINRAQLVAKVYGDEAQPLYSLVPATITGHSNSFFNKYGEPDDVKAKTLMEGAGITTPVKLTLHYTTDHYGSATKPEFEELQRQLNASGLFKVTIKGAPWDTFRPAEKEGEYDVYGMGWFPDFPDADNYLAPFLDKDNFLNLPYANTRIRNSLIPESRREADRLTATASLTDIQDIVADDVPVLPLWQGNQYIAARDGITGAEWALNSASTLQLWELGRGVSN, from the coding sequence ATGAACCGCAAGACTTTGGTGCTGCCGACCGTGGTCGGCCTGCTCGCTCCGGTACTCGCCGCCTGTGGCGGAGTCGACGGCACGGGCAGCAGCAGCGGCGCGATCGTCGTCGGCACCACGGACCGGTTCACCGCCACGAAAGACGCGCCCGCGCCGATCGACCCGGCCTACGCCTACGACGTCGGCACCTGGAACATCCTGCGCCAGACCGTGCAGACCCTCATGGTCCAGCCGCGCGGCGACGGCGAGCCGGTCCCCGAGGCCGCCGAGAAGTGCGCGTTCACGGACAGCGGCAACGAGCGCTACGCCTGCACCCTGCGCAAGGACCTCAAGTTCTCCAACGGCGACGCCGTCAAGGCCTCCGACGTGAAGTTCTCCATCGACCGGGCCCTGCGGATCCAGGCCGACAGCGGTGTGTTCGCCCTGCTGTCCACGATCGACACCGTCGAGACCCAGGGCGACCGCGAGGTCATCTTCCACCTCAAGAGCGCCGACGCCACGTTCCCGTTCAAGCTGTCCACCCCGGTCGCGGGCATCATCAACCCCGCCGACTACGACAAGGACAAGCTGCGCGACGGTTTCGACGTCGACGGCTCCGGCCCGTACACGCTCCACGCCGAGGTCAAGAACGACGAACTCGTCAAGGCCGTCTTCACCAAGAACTCCCATTACCAGGGGCAGTTGACACCGAAGAACGACAAGGTCGAACTGCGTTCCTTCGCGGACGCCGCCGAGATGGGCACCGCGCTCTCCAAGGGTGACATCGACCTGATGACCCGCTCGATGTCGCCCGAGCAGATCAAAAAGCTCGGCGACGACTCGACCGGCGACATCGACCTCGTCCAGATGCCCGGCCTCGAAATCCGCTACCTCGCCTTCAACACCAACGCCCCGACGGTGAAGACGAAAGCGGTCCGCCAGGCGATGGCCCAGATCATCAACCGCGCCCAACTCGTCGCGAAGGTGTACGGCGACGAGGCCCAGCCGCTCTACTCGCTGGTCCCGGCCACCATCACTGGCCACTCGAACTCCTTCTTCAACAAGTACGGCGAGCCCGACGACGTCAAGGCCAAAACCCTGATGGAGGGCGCCGGCATCACCACCCCGGTGAAGCTGACCCTGCACTACACGACCGACCACTACGGCTCGGCCACCAAGCCGGAGTTCGAGGAACTGCAGCGGCAGCTCAACGCCAGCGGACTGTTCAAGGTGACCATCAAGGGCGCCCCCTGGGACACCTTCCGCCCGGCCGAGAAGGAAGGCGAGTACGACGTCTACGGCATGGGCTGGTTCCCCGACTTCCCCGACGCCGACAACTACCTCGCGCCCTTCCTCGACAAGGACAACTTCCTCAACCTGCCGTACGCCAACACCAGGATCCGTAACAGCCTGATACCCGAGTCCCGCCGTGAGGCCGACCGCCTCACCGCCACCGCGAGCCTCACGGACATCCAGGACATCGTGGCTGACGACGTACCCGTACTGCCGCTGTGGCAGGGCAACCAGTACATCGCTGCACGCGACGGCATCACCGGCGCCGAGTGGGCGCTCAACTCCGCCTCGACGCTCCAGCTTTGGGAACTCGGCCGCGGTGTGAGCAACTGA